The genomic region TTTTCTGATTCTTTAACAGTAGTAGTAGTACCTTCTAGTATTGTTGTAAAAATAGAATCAAAAGTAACACAAACATTCCCATTATCATATCGTTTTATTAATGAAGATGATTTACAAGTGGATGAATCAGTAGCATTAACTGCAATCGATTTAGAAACAATCGAAGTCCGTGGGTCACAAGAAGATATCGATAGCATTGTTAGTGTAGAAGCCAATATTGATGTATCAAATGCTAGTAGTGAATTCAATCAAGAAGCTAGTATAGTTGCTTATGATGGGAATGGTGATATTGTAGAAGTGGAATTTGGTAGTGATACGGTTTATGTAGAGTGTCGCTTAGATACGTATAGTAAAGTAGTTCCTTTGGTAGTAAGAGTACAAGGGACAGTAGCAGAAAATATGGCAGTGGAAGATATTGTATTAAGTCAAACGGAAGTAACACTTTATGGTAGTGAATCATTGTTAGAAGATGTTACTAGTGCCTATGTATATGTAGATGTATCTGATTTAAAGGAAGATACAACACGCACAGCAGTGTCTATTCGTGCAATTGAAGGAGTCAATAAGATGTCTATTGCATCGGTAGATGCCATTGTAACGATTGGTGAATTAGAAACAGGTAGCTTGAAAGATGTCGATGTCTCGGTATTGAATTTAGCAGAAGGATATACTTTAACGGGGGATTTAACAGTGGATGTTAGCTTTAGTGGAGCAAGCTCAGTAGTAAGTAGTTTAGAAGCATCCAATCTTCAACTAAGCATTGATGTTTCCGATTTAACAACAGGAGAACATGAAGTAACGCTAAAACTAGAAAGCAGTGAAACGTATGTAACATTTACAACAGTTACTAATTTAACAGTAGAAATAAAAGAACAGGAGAATTAAAATGGGTAAATATTTTGGAACAGATGGTTTTCGAGGAGAAGCAAATGTAGATTTAACAGTAGAACATGCTTTTAAAGTAGGACGTTATTTAGGATGGTATTTTAGTAGTCAAAAAAGAGTAGGAAAAGCTAAAATAGCCATTGGTAAAGATACGAGAAGAAGTTCTTATATGTTTGAATCCGCTCTTGTTTCAGGGATTACGGCTAGTGGAGCAGATGCATATTTAATGCATGTTACACCAACACCATCCGTTGCTTATGTCGTACGTACAGAAGAGTTTGATTGTGGAATTATGATTTCTGCAAGTCATAATCCTTATTATGACAATGGTATTAAGTTAATTAGTAGCAATGGACATAAGATGAATAGTGATGTAGAAGAAGCAATTGAAAAATATATAGATGGTCAAATAGAAGAATTACCTCATGCATTAAAAGATGATATTGGTTGTACAGTTGATTATTCAATGGGACGTAATCGTTACATTGGATACTTAATGTCAGTTCCAACACGTTCTTTTAAAGATCTAAGAGTTGGTTTAGATTGTTCCAATGGAGCTAGTAGTTCTGTTGCAAAAGCAGTATTTGATGCACTAGGTGCAAAAACATATGTTATTAATAACCATCCAGATGGATTAAATATTAATACTAATTGTGGTTCTACACATATTGAAGTATTACAAGAATATGTTCGTCATAAAGGATTAGACATTGGTTTTGCTTATGATGGAGACGCTGATCGATGTATTGCAGTAGATGAATTTGGTAGAGTAGTAGATGGAGATGCGATATTATACATTTGTGGAAAACACTTAAAAAATCATGATGAACTATCAAACAATATAGTAGTAACAACCGTTATGTCTAACTTAGGTTTATATAAAGCATTTGATAGAGCTGGTATTCAATATGAAAAAACAGCAGTAGGTGATAAATATGTTAATGAAAATATGATTCAAAATGGACACTGTATTGGAGGAGAACAATCAGGACATGTCATTTTCTCTAAAAACGCTACTACGGGAGATGGAGTACTAACTTCTTTAAAAGTAATGGAAGCAATGATTGAAAGCAAACAAACAGTAGCCCAATTATTAGCTGATTTACACATTTATCCTCAATTACTAAAAAATGTACGTGTTACAAACAAAACAACAGCACAAGAAGATAGTGATGTTCAAGCAGTAATAAAAGAAGTGGAAGCAAGTTTAGGAAATGAAGGACGTGTATTAGTACGTGAAAGTGGAACGGAACCACTAGTAAGAGTAATGGTAGAAGCAAGTAGTGACGATATTTGTGAAAAATGTGTTCATGAAATCGTGAAAAAAATGGAAGAAAAAGGTTACATTCTTTAAATAACACAATATCACACAATATTGCCATATATTATGGCAATATTTTATATATGATATTGTAAGGAGGTGGAGTACATGCAATTTAAAATTAATATTATTGATGATGAAAAACACTTAAATGACTTAGTGCGTACTTATTTAGAGAAGGAAGGGTATGCAGTATATTCTTTTTATACATACGACGAGGCTTTAATGCATAAGAGTGATGATGTTCAATTATGGTTAATTGATATTATGTTAGATAAAGCAAGTGGTTTTGAGTTATTTCATGAAATTAAGGCGGAAAAACCTAAAATGCCAATTATCTTTATGTCTGCAAGAGATCAAGAGTTTGATCGTATCTTGGGATTAGAAAAAGGATCGGATGATTATATTACGAAGCCTTTTAATGTCAAAGAAGTAGTTTTACGTATAAATAACTTATTAAAAAGAGCATATGATGATCCTTCAAAAATCACTATTGATAACTATAATATTGATTTAGAAAAAAGAAGAGTATTTGACTTTGATAAAGAAGTTATTCTAACAACCAAAGAATATGATCTCTTAGTTTATTTTATTCGTAACAAAGGATTAGCTATTTCTAGAGAACAAGTGTTAACAAAAGTATGGGATGAAAACTACTATGGTAGTGATCGTGTTGTAGATGATACATTACGTCGTCTTAGAA from Tannockella kyphosi harbors:
- the glmM gene encoding phosphoglucosamine mutase; this encodes MGKYFGTDGFRGEANVDLTVEHAFKVGRYLGWYFSSQKRVGKAKIAIGKDTRRSSYMFESALVSGITASGADAYLMHVTPTPSVAYVVRTEEFDCGIMISASHNPYYDNGIKLISSNGHKMNSDVEEAIEKYIDGQIEELPHALKDDIGCTVDYSMGRNRYIGYLMSVPTRSFKDLRVGLDCSNGASSSVAKAVFDALGAKTYVINNHPDGLNINTNCGSTHIEVLQEYVRHKGLDIGFAYDGDADRCIAVDEFGRVVDGDAILYICGKHLKNHDELSNNIVVTTVMSNLGLYKAFDRAGIQYEKTAVGDKYVNENMIQNGHCIGGEQSGHVIFSKNATTGDGVLTSLKVMEAMIESKQTVAQLLADLHIYPQLLKNVRVTNKTTAQEDSDVQAVIKEVEASLGNEGRVLVRESGTEPLVRVMVEASSDDICEKCVHEIVKKMEEKGYIL
- a CDS encoding CdaR family protein produces the protein MSKKDPNKTSTTDIFLNFISRQKEDEKETNSQDDPNLFINGAFKHGLQAINFINGMLDKMLSTKTAIRVLSFVITILIVFMLNGGSVDNVFSTPTSGDVISDVPVEVTGLSKDYVISGLVDHVEVMVIGSSLDIYALKAMNDYYVYIDATNLGEGEQTVELKTANFSDSLTVVVVPSSIVVKIESKVTQTFPLSYRFINEDDLQVDESVALTAIDLETIEVRGSQEDIDSIVSVEANIDVSNASSEFNQEASIVAYDGNGDIVEVEFGSDTVYVECRLDTYSKVVPLVVRVQGTVAENMAVEDIVLSQTEVTLYGSESLLEDVTSAYVYVDVSDLKEDTTRTAVSIRAIEGVNKMSIASVDAIVTIGELETGSLKDVDVSVLNLAEGYTLTGDLTVDVSFSGASSVVSSLEASNLQLSIDVSDLTTGEHEVTLKLESSETYVTFTTVTNLTVEIKEQEN
- a CDS encoding response regulator transcription factor, whose protein sequence is MQFKINIIDDEKHLNDLVRTYLEKEGYAVYSFYTYDEALMHKSDDVQLWLIDIMLDKASGFELFHEIKAEKPKMPIIFMSARDQEFDRILGLEKGSDDYITKPFNVKEVVLRINNLLKRAYDDPSKITIDNYNIDLEKRRVFDFDKEVILTTKEYDLLVYFIRNKGLAISREQVLTKVWDENYYGSDRVVDDTLRRLRKKMPEINVRTIYGFGYRLD